The following coding sequences are from one Triticum dicoccoides isolate Atlit2015 ecotype Zavitan chromosome 4A, WEW_v2.0, whole genome shotgun sequence window:
- the LOC119285291 gene encoding quinone-oxidoreductase QR2-like: protein MATKIYIVYYSTWGHVATLAEEMKKGADSVPGVEVTVWRVPETLPEEVLGKMHAAPGREDHPVITASQLAEADGILFGFPTRFGMMAAQMKAFFDSTGGLWQAQSLSGKPAGVFFATGTQGGGQETTALTAVTQLTHHGMLFVPVGYTHGAGMFAMDEVKGGSPYGAGIFAGADGSRVPSDAELALAAHQGKYFAGIAKKLKAV from the exons ATGGCGACCAAGATCTACATAGT GTACTACTCGACCTGGGGACACGTCGCTACGCTGGCGGAGGAGATGAAGAAGGGCGCCGACTCCGTCCCCGGCGTGGAGGTCACCGTCTGGCGGGTGCCGGAGACACTGCCAGAGGAGGTGCTCGGGAAGATGCACGCGGCGCCGGGGCGTGAGGACCACCCCGTCATCACGGCGAGCCAGCTGGCCGAGGCCGACGGCATCCTGTTCGGCTTCCCGACGCGGTTCGGCATGATGGCGGCGCAGATGAAGGCCTTCTTCGACTCCACCGGCGGCCTCTGGCAGGCGCAGAGCCTCTCGGGCAAGCCTGCGGGCGTCTTCTTCGCGACGGGCACCCAGGGCGGTGGGCAGGAGACCACGGCTCTCACGGCCGTGACGCAGCTGACGCACCACGGCATGCTGTTCGTGCCGGTCGGGTACACGCACGGCGCCGGCATGTTCGCCATGGACGAGGTCAAGGGCGGCAGCCCGTACGGTGCCGGCATCTTCGCTGGAGCCGATGGCAGCAGGGTGCCCAGCGATGCCGAGCTCGCCCTCGCGGCGCACCAGGGCAAGTACTTTGCCGGCATCGCCAAGAAGCTCAAAGCCGTCTGA